From Aerosticca soli, a single genomic window includes:
- a CDS encoding succinate dehydrogenase assembly factor 2 yields the protein MNDEDACYRRLRWRCRRGTRELDALFGGWLEAHYARAGEAERAAFEALLEVQDPELWDWVLGHARPPRADWQDIIDAIRASHRL from the coding sequence ATGAACGACGAGGACGCGTGCTACCGGCGGCTGCGCTGGCGTTGCCGGCGTGGGACCCGCGAGCTGGATGCGCTCTTCGGCGGCTGGCTGGAGGCCCATTACGCGCGGGCCGGCGAGGCCGAGCGGGCGGCCTTCGAGGCCTTGCTCGAGGTCCAGGATCCCGAGTTGTGGGACTGGGTGCTCGGCCACGCGCGGCCGCCGCGGGCCGACTGGCAGGACATCATCGATGCCATCCGCGCCAGCCATCGGCTTTGA
- a CDS encoding succinate dehydrogenase iron-sulfur subunit codes for MAEFSLPKHSKIQPGKHYPAKGAKKPRTFRIYRWNPDDGQNPRMDTYEVDLAACGPMVLDALLKIKNEIDSTLTLRRSCREGICGSCAMNIDGTNTLACTKAIDDCGGGEVVIYPLPHMPVVKDLVPDLTHFYAQLASVRPWLRTQSPAPADKERLQSPEDRKQLDGLYECILCACCSTSCPSYWWNGDRYLGPAVLLQAYRWIVDSRDEDTGARLDELEDPFKLYRCHTIMNCARTCPKGLNPAKAIAEIKKLIVERRGGD; via the coding sequence CGGCCAAGGGCGCCAAGAAGCCGCGCACGTTCCGCATCTATCGCTGGAACCCGGACGACGGCCAGAACCCGCGCATGGATACCTACGAGGTCGATCTCGCCGCGTGCGGGCCGATGGTCCTGGACGCCTTGCTCAAGATCAAGAACGAGATCGACTCCACCCTGACACTGCGCCGCTCGTGCCGCGAGGGCATCTGCGGTTCGTGCGCGATGAACATCGACGGCACCAACACGCTGGCCTGCACCAAGGCGATCGACGATTGCGGTGGCGGCGAGGTGGTCATCTATCCCCTGCCGCACATGCCGGTGGTGAAGGACCTGGTGCCCGATCTCACCCATTTCTACGCCCAGCTCGCCTCCGTGCGCCCCTGGCTGCGTACGCAGAGCCCGGCGCCGGCGGACAAGGAGCGCCTGCAGTCGCCCGAGGATCGCAAGCAACTCGACGGGCTGTACGAGTGCATCCTGTGCGCCTGCTGCTCCACGTCCTGCCCGAGTTATTGGTGGAACGGTGACCGCTATCTCGGCCCGGCCGTGCTGCTGCAGGCCTACCGCTGGATCGTGGACAGCCGCGACGAGGACACCGGCGCACGGCTCGACGAGCTCGAGGATCCCTTCAAGCTCTACCGCTGCCACACCATCATGAACTGCGCGCGCACCTGCCCCAAGGGCCTGAACCCGGCCAAGGCGATCGCCGAGATCAAGAAGCTGATCGTGGAGCGGCGCGGCGGCGATTGA